One window of Cydia strobilella chromosome 10, ilCydStro3.1, whole genome shotgun sequence genomic DNA carries:
- the LOC134744656 gene encoding uncharacterized protein LOC134744656 — protein sequence MDLSKDEVFTLINAYRSQRVLWDTNHKGYFNKHIKTRAWQIVADAVGVDLENAKRKMASLLGSFRREKSRGKRINKNDPTSPLQYKSDWFAFKAFSFLLDPALNPVKLDSGITQQEISNNFENDNEDDENGTIASQYEHVYLTPDTVVSDVPQGTTIAEFPKPTTPRTKRSFSSHHENSECPAKRDCRESHTPNESVRKDATAKFAKYLEAKLNLFNPTASAILIHKINQLIFEAEMSSISQPHSFSMASVSPKSNWTPSPPHINPLVQIEVSRYDEDDEDRKDGVVNTP from the exons ATGGACTTGAGCAAAGACGAAGTGTTCACTTTGATCAACGCATACCGGAGCCAAAGAGTACTATGGGACACGAATCATAAAGGATATTTCAACAAGCACATCAAAACAAGAGCGTGGCAGATTGTAGCTGACGCAGTTGGCGTTGACTTGGAAAATGCGAAGCGGAAGATGGCTAGTTTGCTTGGGTCTTTTAGGCGAGAGAAATCTAGAGGAAAGAGGATAAATAAAAATG ATCCGACAAGTCCCTTGCAGTACAAATCCGATTGGTTTGCCTTTAAAGCCTTCAGCTTCTTACTGGACCCAGCACTGAATCCCGTCAAATTAGATTCCGGAATAACTCAACAagaaatatcaaataattttgaaaatgacaAT GAGGATGACGAAAATGGAACAATAGCATCTCAGTATGAACACGTTTACCTGACACCAGACACAGTCGTCTCCGACGTTCCACAAGGTACTACCATCGCAGAGTTCCCCAAACCTACCACGCCCAGAACAAAACGATCCTTTTCATCCCACCACGAGAATTCAGAGTGCCCAGCGAAACGAGACTGCCGAGAATCACACACGCCAAATGAAAGCGTACGAAAAGATGCGACGGCAAAGTTTGCAAAGTACCTAGAAGCCAAGCTAAATCTCTTCAATCCGACTGCCAGTGCGATACTGATCCACAAAATCAATCAGTTGATCTTCGAAGCTGAGATGAGCTCTATATCACAGCCTCATTCTTTCTCCATGGCCAGCGTATCGCCAAAGTCGAATTGGACGCCCAGTCCTCCACATATTAACCCGTTGGTTCAGATAGAAGTTTCTAGATATGATGAAGACGATGAAGATAGGAAAGATGGAGTAGTAAACACACCTTAA